Below is a window of Nitrospinota bacterium DNA.
GGTGTGTATCCTTTTGCCTTCGTCTTCGACCCTTGCGGCCAATAAAGGTGTGCCAGTATTCCAAATCGTTACGGAGGATCTCCCCCCCTACAGCTACAATGAGAACGGGAAGGTTGTCGGCCTTTGCGCAGAAATCGTGCGGGAGATGCTGGCGCGTCTCGACCATCCCGACACCATAAAGATATACTCATGGTCCCGTGCCTACAATCTGACATTGAATAACAGCGAGTATGCCATTTTCTCTGCCATCAGGCTTGAAACAAGGGAAAAGCTTTTCAAGTGGGTAGGGCCGCTGGTAACCGATAGAAGCGTTTTCATAATGCGCAAAGGTGGCAGCATCAGCGTCAAGACATATGATGATGCGAAAAAAGTGAGAGCCATCGGCACCTACAAGGACGATTTTGCGGAAATGCATCTCAAGGAAAAAGGCTTCACCAATCTTGAGAGTGTTGTGGATGACAGACTGAACCTGAAAAAGCTAATTGCGGGAAGAATTGATCTGTGGTTCCAGTCC
It encodes the following:
- a CDS encoding transporter substrate-binding domain-containing protein is translated as MPVFQIVTEDLPPYSYNENGKVVGLCAEIVREMLARLDHPDTIKIYSWSRAYNLTLNNSEYAIFSAIRLETREKLFKWVGPLVTDRSVFIMRKGGSISVKTYDDAKKVRAIGTYKDDFAEMHLKEKGFTNLESVVDDRLNLKKLIAGRIDLWFQSELASAHIARMEGMDHLVQIGPSLREDPMYLAFNKDTPDAEIERWQKALDSIKADGTHARMLKKYSLAEP